The genomic segment AGGTCCAGCGCGTCCCGGAGCTGTTCCGTGTCGTACTGCGGCGAGTTCGGGAACTGGTTGACCGCGACCGCGAACGGCACCTTGGTGTGCAGCTCCAGCTGGTCGAACACCTCGAAACTGTCCTCCAGCCTGCGCGGATCCACCAGGACGAGCGCGCCCACGGCACCGTCGGCCAGGCCCTCCCACAGGTTCCAGAACCTCTTCTGCCCCGGCGTGCCGAAGAGGTACAACACGATCTCCGAGCTCAGCGTGATGCGACCGAAGTCCATGGCCACCGTGGTGGTGCTCTTGCTGTCCAGCCCGGCGAGGGAGTCCACACCGACGCTCGCGGCCGTCATGGTCTCCTCGGTGCGCAGCGGTGCGATCTCGCTCACCGAGCCGATCAGCGTCGTCTTGCCCACGCCGAAGGCTCCGACAACGAGGATCTTGACCGACTGGATGACGGTCGAGGACACATAACGCTCAGAGCTTTCGGAGCCCATTCAGCACTTTCTCCAGCAGGTCGATTTCAGGGATGACGAGTCGCTGCGGGCTGGACCGCACCACGAGGTGTCCCGTGTCGATCAGGTCCGACGC from the Saccharomonospora azurea NA-128 genome contains:
- a CDS encoding GTP-binding protein yields the protein MGSESSERYVSSTVIQSVKILVVGAFGVGKTTLIGSVSEIAPLRTEETMTAASVGVDSLAGLDSKSTTTVAMDFGRITLSSEIVLYLFGTPGQKRFWNLWEGLADGAVGALVLVDPRRLEDSFEVFDQLELHTKVPFAVAVNQFPNSPQYDTEQLRDALDLLPETPIVFCDARERKSSAQTLIKLVEYAIAVRNNSEVA